From a single Francisella halioticida genomic region:
- a CDS encoding LacI family DNA-binding transcriptional regulator, which produces MNIYWLDLNIATQKDIAKKLNISRTTVSRALMDNGSIKPETKQKVLSLAKDLSYSKNLMGSSLATKNSKKIYAFIIKSINKNYCLDIKAGLLRASKEFEDYNAIINVIETDINTPKEQIYQLKKIIPR; this is translated from the coding sequence GTGAACATTTATTGGTTAGATTTAAATATAGCAACTCAGAAGGATATTGCTAAAAAGCTTAATATCTCTAGAACAACTGTATCTAGAGCATTGATGGATAATGGTAGTATTAAACCAGAGACTAAACAAAAAGTTTTAAGCTTAGCAAAAGATCTTAGCTATAGTAAAAATTTAATGGGTAGCTCTTTAGCAACAAAGAATTCTAAGAAAATCTATGCTTTTATTATTAAATCAATTAATAAAAATTATTGTTTAGATATTAAGGCAGGTTTACTGAGAGCATCTAAGGAATTTGAAGACTATAACGCTATTATAAATGTAATAGAAACTGATATTAACACTCCTAAGGAACAAATATATCAGCTTAAAAAGATAATCCCAAGGTAA